A window of Geothrix edaphica genomic DNA:
ATCCGCCTCGTGGCGAACCGCCTGCTGGAGGGCGGGCTCATCCACGGCGCGGCCCTCACCGTGACCGGCCGCACGCTGGCCGAAGAGTTGGCCGGCGCGCCGGAAACGCCCGGGCAGGAGGTGGTGCGCCCCTTCGACAAGCCCATCAAGCCCACGGGCGGCCTCGTGATCCTGCGCGGCAGTCTGGCGCCGGAGGGCTGCGTCATCAAGGTGGCGGGCCACGAGCGCCTGCATCACACCGGTCCCGCCCGGGTCTTCGAGCACGAGGAGGACGCCTTCGCCGCCGTGCAGGCAGGCCGCATCGAGCCCGGCGACGTGGTCGTCATCCGCTACGAGGGCCCCAAGGGCGGGCCCGGCATGCGCGAGATGCTGGGCGTCACCGCGGCCCTGGTGGGCGCCGGGCTCGGCGAATCCGTGGCGCTGCTCACCGATGGCCGCTTCTCGGGCGCCACCCGGGGCCTGATGGCCGGCCACGTGGCGCCGGAGGCGGCCGTGGGCGGCCCCATCGCCCTGGTGCGCGAGGGCGACACAGTGGTGATGGACATCCCCTCGCGGCGCCTGGACCTGAAGGTTCAGGAGGACGAGCTCGCGCGGCGCAAGGCCGAGTGGAAGGCCCCGGCCCCGCGATACAAGACCGGCGTCTTCGCCAAGTACGCCGCCACGGTCGCCAGCGCGGCCGAGGGCGCCATCACCCTGGCCCGGTGAAGGGGGAACCATGACTAGGACTGGATCGCATACCGGGGCCCAGCTCATCTGGGAATGCCTTATCCGGGAGGGCGTCACCACCGTCTTCGGCTATCCGGGCGGCGCCATCCTCCCGGCCTACGACGCCATGGTGGGCTTCGACATCCGGCACGTGCTGGTGCGCCACGAGCAGAGCGCCGTGCACATGGCGGACGGCTACGCCCGCGCCTCGGGCCGCGTGGGTGTGGTGGTGGCCACCTCCGGCCCCGGCGCCACGAACCTGGTGACGGGCCTGGCCACGGCCATGATGGATTCCACGCCCCTGGTGGCCATCACGGGGCAGGTGGGCTCCGGCGTGCTGGGCACGGACGCCTTCCAGGAAGTGGACATCACGGGCATCACCCTGCCCGTGACCAAGCACAACTACCTGGTCACCCGGGCCGCGGACATCGTGCCGGCCCTGCGGGAGGCCTTCGCCGTGGCGAAGAGCGGGCGCCCCGGCCCTGTGCTGGTGGACATCACCAAGGACGCCCAGCAGGGCCGGGCAGAGCTTGATTGGGAGGCGGCGGAGCCCATCCGCCACCTGCGCCACCTGCCGCCCCCCCTGGATCCCGAGGCCCTGGCCCGGGCCCTGGAGCTGATCCGCCATGCCAAGCGGCCCCTCATCCTGGCGGGCCACGGCATCCAGATGTCGGGCGCCCGGGCCGAGGTGCTGACCCTGGCGGAACGGGCGGACATCCCCTTCGCGTTGACCTTGCTGGGGCTGGGCGCGGTGCCCGCCACGCATCCCCTCAGCCTCGGCATGATGGGCATGCACGGCGAGTCCTGGGTCAACAAGGCCATCCAGGAGGCGGACCTCCTGCTGGCCCTGGGCATGCGGTTCGACGACCGCGTGACCGGCAAGCTCAAGGAGTACGCGCCCCACGCCAAGAAGATCCACATCGACATCGACGCCAGCGAGCTGGGGAAGAACGTGCCGGTGGACGTGGCCATCGCCGGGGACCTGCTCGCCGTCCTCCGCGCCCTGCTGCCGGGGGTAGAGGTGGCGGACCGCTCCAAGTGGCTGAAGCAGATCCGCGGCTGGCGGGGCGATTCCGCCGTCCGCGACATCAAGAACCTGCCCGACGACGGCCACCTCTATGCCGCCCATGTGATGCACGACCTCTGGCGGCTCACCGACGGCAAGGCGGTGGTGGTGACGGACGTGGGCCAGCACCAGATGTGGGAGGCCCAGTACTACCACCACGATGAGGAGCGCAGCCTCATCACCAGCGGCGGCGCGGGCACCATGGGCTTCGCCCTCCCCGCTGCCATCGGCGCGAAGGTGGCCCGGCCCGAGGCCGAGGTCTGGGTGGTGGCCGGCGACGGCGGCTTCCAGATGACCTTCGCGGAGCTGATGACCGCCGTGCAGGAGGGGGTGAAGGTCAACATCGCCATCATCAACAACGGCTTCCTCGGCATGGTCCGCCAGTGGCAGGAGCTGTTCTACGAGGGCCGCTACGCTGCCACGCCCATCCTGTCACCGGACTTCGTGAAGCTGGCTGGCGCCTTCGGCATCCACGGCCAGCGCGTGGACACGCGGGCGGATCTGGCAGGGGCCGTGGCCGCGGCCCGGGCCGCGGAGGGCACGGCCCTCGTCGAGTTCCGGGTGGAGCAGGAGGACAGCGTCTATCCCATGGTCCCCGCCGGGGCGGCGCTGCACGAGATGATCCGCCGGCCTTCTGCCAGCGCCATTGCCGAAACCGGGTCCGACCCTGTCTGAAAGGAACCCCATGCCCCATGTGCTCGTGGTCTATACCGATGATGAACCGGGCGTGCTGACCCGCGTGGCTTCCCTGTTCCGCCGCCGGGGCTTCAACATCCACTCCCTCACCGTGGGCCCCACGGAGCGTTCCCGGCAGGCCCGCATGACCATCGTGGTGGATGCGGAGGAAGCCACCGTGCGGCTGGCGGTGGAACATCTGCGGAAGCAGGTGAACGTCCTCGAGGTGCAGCAGCTGGGCGACCGCCCGAAGGTGGTGCGGGACCTGGCCCTCATCCGGGTGGCGGCGGGGCTGGATGTCCGCTCCGAGATCCTCCAGCTGGCCCAGGTCTTCCGCGCCAACGTGGTGGACATCGCCGGCGACAGCCTGGCCATCGAGTGCAGCGGTGGCCCCGACAAGATCGATGCCCTGGTGGATGCCCTGCGCCCCTTCGGGATCCTCGAGCTGGGCCGCACGGGCGCCGTCGCCATGGCCCGCGGCCCGCGCGCTTCGCCGGAGCGCCCCGCCGCAGCCCCCCCACCGGCCAGCAACCAGGCCATGTCTGTCTGACCTTCCACCTTCCGATCACCCCACAAGGAGCCTCCCATGGCCAAGATCCACTACGACGCCGACCTCGGCCTCATCCGCGCCCGCAAGGTCGCCATCCTGGGCTACGGCTCCCAGGGCCACGCCCATGCGCTCAACCTCAAGGACAGCGGCGTCCACGTCCGGGTGGGCCTGCCCGCCAGCTCCGCCTCCCGCGCCAAGGCCGAGGCCCAGGGCCTCACCGTCACCACGCCTGCCGAGGCCGCGGCCTGGGCGGACGTGATCATGGTGCTCACCCCGGACACGGGGCAGGCGGCCCTCTACCACGAGGCCATCGAGCCGCACCTGACGCCGGGGAAGACCCTGATGTTCGCCCACGGGTTCAACATCCGGTACGGCCTCATCAAGCCCCCCGCGGGTGTGGACGTGAGCCTGGTGGCCCCCAAGAGCCCGGGCCACCGCGTCCGCGAGGTCTTCGTGGAAGGCGGCGGCACGCCGGCCCTGGTGGCAGTCCACCAGGACGCCAGCGGCCAGGCCCAGGCCGTGGCCCTGTCCTATGCGGCGGCCCTTGGCCTGACCCGGGCAGGTGTTCTGGAAACCACGTTTACGGAAGAAACCGAAACCGATCTCTTCGGCGAGAAGGCCGTGCTCTGCGGCGGCACCAGCGCCCTGGTGAAGGCCGGCTTCGAGACGCTGGTGGAAGCCGGGTACCAGCCCGAGATCGCCTATTTCGAGTGCCTGCACGAGCTCAAGCTCATCGTGGACCTGATGCAGCGGGGCGGCCTCAGCTACATGCGCTACAGCATCAGCGACACGGCCGAATACGGCGACTACACCGGCGGCCCCCGCATCGTGACCGACCAGACCAAGGCGGAGATGAAGGAGATCCTCAAGGAGATCCAGGACGGGCGGTACGCCAATGCCTGGATCGAGGAGAACCGCACGGGCCGCAAGTGGTTCGAGGCCCAGCGGGCCGCCGATCACGATCATCCCCTTGAGCAGGTGGGTCGTGAGCTGCGCCGCATGATGCCCTTCCTTGACCCCGTCGAGGTCCCCGCGCCGGCGCAGGCCCCACGCAGCTAGGAGAATCCCGGGGGAGCGGTCGGGGCTTTTGACCCAAGGTAGGAAGGTTGAACTCCGTCACAGGGGTATTGGCCTCACAATAGTCCTTGGGAGATAAGCCATTTCCGCTCCCCCGGAGCCATGCATGTCCGAGTCCTTCTTCAACACCGCGTCCCTGCCCACCCTCCAGGGCTGGCAGGCTCCCGGGTCCCTTGATTTCCAGGCCGCCTTCCTCCGGGCTGGCGGCTGGGCTTTGCCCCGCACCGAAGCCTTCCCCGACACCGCCAAGCTCCGGGAACGGCTGCAGGAGCTGCGGGCCTCCATGCGCGAAGGGGGCAAGATCGGTCTGGACCTGCGCGGGCTCCGCGACAGCGCCGACAGCGTCATGGCCGCCGCCCGCGAGGCCGGTGTCGCCTTCCTGCTGCACACGGCGGAGCTGCCGCCCTCTCTCACCATGCTGCGCCACGCGAACCTGCCCCGCATCGTGGCAGTCCAGAATGCCGAGGAGGCCGCCCAGGCCAAGGCCGGCGGCGCCTCTGCCCTGCTGGCCCGGCCCGGGCTGGTGGCGGCCCTCCGCTCCCTGGGCCTGCCCGTGATGGCCACGGCCGATACCGAAGCCGAGGCCAAACAGGCCATGGCGGACGGCGCCTTCGGCCTCCAGCCCCGCACCCCCTCGATGCTGGACGCATCGCCCCTGGCGGCCTTCCGGTCGCGCCTCATGGCGGGCCTCGATTCCATGGCCCAGGCCCTGGTGCGCAAGGGCGCCTGCACGCTGCCGCGCCTGCGCATCCGCAACCTCGACCTGGCCTATCCCATCCAGCAGGGCGGCATGGGCGTGGGCATCTCCTGGGAAGGCCTCGCCGGCGCCGTCGCCCACGAGGGCTGCGTGGGCCTGGTCTCGGCCATCGGCACGGGCTACCACGGCTCGGCCAACCCCAAGATGCGCCTGGGCCGCCCGGACGGCTCCGACTCGCTGAACCCGCCCAAGGCCCTGGAATGGATCATCCGCGAGGCCCGGGAACGCGCGGCCGGCCGCGGCGCCGTAGGCGTGAACATCCTCTGCGCCATCGAGGGCTACGAGGCCGCCGTGAAGGCCTCCCTCGCGGGCGGCGCCCAGATGATCGTGTCCGGCGCGGGCCTGCCCCTGGGCCTGCCGGGCATGGTGGGCGACGCGGACGTGGCCCTGGTGCCCATCGTGTCCTCGGGCCGGGCGCTCCAGGTGATCTGCAAGCAGTGGCAGCGGAAGTACAACCGCCTGCCGGACGCCGTGGTGCTGGAAGGCCCCGAGAGCGGCGGCCACCAGGGCTTCAGCCACGAGGGCTGCGCCGATCCGGCCCACACCCTGGAGAACATCCTGCCCGAGGTCATCGAGGAGCGGGACAAGTGGGGCGACTTCCCCGTCCTGGTCGCGGGCGGCGTCTGGGACCACGCGGACATCCAGAAGTTCCTGGCCCTGGGCGCCTCCGGCGTGCAGATGGGCACCCGCTTCATCGGCACCTTCGAGTGCGACGCCTCGCCGATCTTCAAGGAGGTCATCCTCCGCGCCAAGGCCGAGGACATCGGCCTCATGAAGTCCCCCGTGGGCCTGCCCGCCCGCGGCGTGCGCACCTCCCTGCAGGCGCGCATCGAGGCCGGCACCGCGCCCCAGATCCGCTGCGTCAGCAACTGCCTCTCGCCCTGCGGCCACGGCAAGGGCGCCGCCGCGGTGGGCTACTGCATCGCCGACCGCCTGGCCGATGCCATGAAGGGCGACCAGGAGAATGGCCTCTTCTTCACCGGCAGCAACGGCGCCAAGCTCCGGGACCTCATCAGCGTCCGCGACCTCATCGAGGAACTGACCCAGGATCCAGGCTTGCAGCGGGTCTACGCCTGAAGTCCTGAACTGCTAACAAAACTACGCACGCGAAGGTCGCAGAGGATGCGGAGGTAGGCGGAGAAGAGAATCATCAGGCTGCTGTCTGATTTCCTCTGCGTCCCTCAGCCTTCTCCGCGACCTCCGCGAGTGTGGTTCCCTTCAGTCAGTCCCGCCGCTCGGCCACGATCTCCAAGACCATGGGCGTGATCATCAGCGTCCGGGGGTCGGCGGCGGCGTCGCGCAGGGCGGTGCGGACGGCGTTCGTCCAGGCCTGGTCCACACGGCCCAGCTCCAGGAGGCGCTGGAGGTTGATCTCCACGAATTCGGAGGGCCACTTCCAGATGAAGTCGCTGGGGGGGATGACGAAGACTTTCGGCTCGAGGTGTTTCACCGTGAGGCCGGCCGCCTCGAGCAGGGTGGGCAGCGCGAGGGCCACGTCCGGCTCG
This region includes:
- the ilvC gene encoding ketol-acid reductoisomerase; its protein translation is MAKIHYDADLGLIRARKVAILGYGSQGHAHALNLKDSGVHVRVGLPASSASRAKAEAQGLTVTTPAEAAAWADVIMVLTPDTGQAALYHEAIEPHLTPGKTLMFAHGFNIRYGLIKPPAGVDVSLVAPKSPGHRVREVFVEGGGTPALVAVHQDASGQAQAVALSYAAALGLTRAGVLETTFTEETETDLFGEKAVLCGGTSALVKAGFETLVEAGYQPEIAYFECLHELKLIVDLMQRGGLSYMRYSISDTAEYGDYTGGPRIVTDQTKAEMKEILKEIQDGRYANAWIEENRTGRKWFEAQRAADHDHPLEQVGRELRRMMPFLDPVEVPAPAQAPRS
- a CDS encoding NAD(P)H-dependent flavin oxidoreductase, which encodes MSESFFNTASLPTLQGWQAPGSLDFQAAFLRAGGWALPRTEAFPDTAKLRERLQELRASMREGGKIGLDLRGLRDSADSVMAAAREAGVAFLLHTAELPPSLTMLRHANLPRIVAVQNAEEAAQAKAGGASALLARPGLVAALRSLGLPVMATADTEAEAKQAMADGAFGLQPRTPSMLDASPLAAFRSRLMAGLDSMAQALVRKGACTLPRLRIRNLDLAYPIQQGGMGVGISWEGLAGAVAHEGCVGLVSAIGTGYHGSANPKMRLGRPDGSDSLNPPKALEWIIREARERAAGRGAVGVNILCAIEGYEAAVKASLAGGAQMIVSGAGLPLGLPGMVGDADVALVPIVSSGRALQVICKQWQRKYNRLPDAVVLEGPESGGHQGFSHEGCADPAHTLENILPEVIEERDKWGDFPVLVAGGVWDHADIQKFLALGASGVQMGTRFIGTFECDASPIFKEVILRAKAEDIGLMKSPVGLPARGVRTSLQARIEAGTAPQIRCVSNCLSPCGHGKGAAAVGYCIADRLADAMKGDQENGLFFTGSNGAKLRDLISVRDLIEELTQDPGLQRVYA
- the ilvN gene encoding acetolactate synthase small subunit; its protein translation is MPHVLVVYTDDEPGVLTRVASLFRRRGFNIHSLTVGPTERSRQARMTIVVDAEEATVRLAVEHLRKQVNVLEVQQLGDRPKVVRDLALIRVAAGLDVRSEILQLAQVFRANVVDIAGDSLAIECSGGPDKIDALVDALRPFGILELGRTGAVAMARGPRASPERPAAAPPPASNQAMSV
- the ilvB gene encoding biosynthetic-type acetolactate synthase large subunit — its product is MTRTGSHTGAQLIWECLIREGVTTVFGYPGGAILPAYDAMVGFDIRHVLVRHEQSAVHMADGYARASGRVGVVVATSGPGATNLVTGLATAMMDSTPLVAITGQVGSGVLGTDAFQEVDITGITLPVTKHNYLVTRAADIVPALREAFAVAKSGRPGPVLVDITKDAQQGRAELDWEAAEPIRHLRHLPPPLDPEALARALELIRHAKRPLILAGHGIQMSGARAEVLTLAERADIPFALTLLGLGAVPATHPLSLGMMGMHGESWVNKAIQEADLLLALGMRFDDRVTGKLKEYAPHAKKIHIDIDASELGKNVPVDVAIAGDLLAVLRALLPGVEVADRSKWLKQIRGWRGDSAVRDIKNLPDDGHLYAAHVMHDLWRLTDGKAVVVTDVGQHQMWEAQYYHHDEERSLITSGGAGTMGFALPAAIGAKVARPEAEVWVVAGDGGFQMTFAELMTAVQEGVKVNIAIINNGFLGMVRQWQELFYEGRYAATPILSPDFVKLAGAFGIHGQRVDTRADLAGAVAAARAAEGTALVEFRVEQEDSVYPMVPAGAALHEMIRRPSASAIAETGSDPV